The Streptomyces taklimakanensis nucleotide sequence GGCGTCGACGGAGGTGAGCGTGTCCTCCCCGCGCTGGGGTTGCTCGGTGTTGACCAGGCGTACGGCGTAGTCCGAGTAATAGTTCAGTTCCACTTGTGATCCTTACGGATGCGCTCTATGGTCGTGGCTGTGGCGGGTAAGGGTCCTTATCCGTACAAGGCTATTACTCATACGGGAGGCAGGGGGTCGCCATGACCGGAACGGGCACGGCCGCGCACACCGACTGGCAGAGGTGGCAGGCCGACTGGGACCGGCAGCAGGAGTGGTACCTGCCCGACCGCGAGGAGCGCTTCAGGGCGATGCTCGACGCGGTCGAGGCGCTGGTCGGACCCGAGCCGAAGGTACTGGACCTGGCGTGCGGCACGGGCAGCATCTCCGACCGTCTGCTGAGGAGGTTCCCGAAGGCCACCGCCACCGGGATCGACCTCGACCCGGCCCTGCTGACCATCGCGCGCGGCCACTTCGCCGACGACCCCCGGGCGGAGTTCGTCCGCGCCGACCTGCGCGACGCGCGGTGGACGGACGCGCTGCCGCACCGCGCGTACGACGCCGTGCTCACCAGTACCGCGCTGCACTGGCTGCGCTCGGACGAGCTGCGGACGCTCTACGGGCGGATCGCGGGCGTGGTGCGTCAGGGCGGTGTCTTCGCCAACGCCGACCACATGCCCGACGACACCACCCCCCGGATCAACGAGGCCGTGAACGCCTTCCACCGGGCGCGGCGCGAGCGCGAGAAGGCCGAGGGCAGGCAGGACTGGGCGGACTGGTGGAAGGCGGCCGCCGCGGACCCGGCGCTGGCCGAGCCGACCGCCGAACGCTTCCGCATCTTCGGCAACCCGGCGGAGGGAGACCACGCCGACGGCGAGACGCAGCCCGTCGCCTGGCACGTCGCCTCGCTGCGGGCGGCGGGCTTCGCCGAGGCCCGCACGGTGTGGGCCTCGGCGGCCGACGCCATGGTGCTCGCCCTGCGGTGAGGGCCCGCCGGGAGCGCCCCGGAGCGGACCGCGGGACGGCCCGGGGCGCTCCCGGGCCGGGAACCCACTCGGCCGCGGGGGCGGCACGGAGCCGGCTGCCCACCGTTCCGCGCCGCCCCCGCGGCCGTTCATGCCGTTCCTCGTGGGCCCGCGCTCAGCGCCGCGCCACGCCCTCCGCGCGCGCGGCGGCGGCCACGGCCGCGGTGACGGCCGGGGCGACGCGCTCGTCGAACGGCGAGGGGATCACGCACGCGGCGCTCAG carries:
- a CDS encoding class I SAM-dependent methyltransferase encodes the protein MTGTGTAAHTDWQRWQADWDRQQEWYLPDREERFRAMLDAVEALVGPEPKVLDLACGTGSISDRLLRRFPKATATGIDLDPALLTIARGHFADDPRAEFVRADLRDARWTDALPHRAYDAVLTSTALHWLRSDELRTLYGRIAGVVRQGGVFANADHMPDDTTPRINEAVNAFHRARREREKAEGRQDWADWWKAAAADPALAEPTAERFRIFGNPAEGDHADGETQPVAWHVASLRAAGFAEARTVWASAADAMVLALR